The Anaerotignum propionicum DSM 1682 sequence GTATGAACCAGGTTCCATTTATAAGCCTTTGGTGGCGGCGGCGGCTCTGGAGGAAGGGGTGATTACCCCACAAACAACCTTTTATTGCGGTGGCTCTATGGATGTAAGTGGTACGCCAATTCACTGCCATTTAAGAACCGGCCATGGCACTGTAAATGTGAAAGATATTTTGGCACAGTCTTGTAACGTAGGTATCATTCAGATTGCCCAGAAGCTTGGGGCTGAGAAAGTATATCGCTATCAAATGGAGTTTGGTTTTGGTAAAAAAACCGGTATAGATTTGCCCGGTGAAGAAGATGCTTCAAAAGTGCTTCACTCTTTATCAGGCATTGGCCCCACAGAATTGGCTACCATTTCCTTTGGCCAGACATTTAACTGTACCACGATTCAAATTATTTCGGCATTTTCTGCTTTAATAAACGGGGGTAACATTATGAAACCCTACGTTGTTTCTCAGGTGATTGATCCCAATGGTGATGTTGCATATGAAAATAAACCGGAGGTTGTTCGTCAGGTTATTTCCAAAGAAACATCTGACTATTTGCGCATTGCACTCAAGGCAACTGTAGAAGAAGGGACAGGTAAAAAAATTCAGATTCCCGGGTATTCCATTGGATGTAAAACTGGTACTGCGGAACAGGGCTCCAGAGATAGAGATGACCTTTGGACATTGACCCATATGGCGTATTTCCCCGCTGAAAATCCAAAGTATATTATCCTATCGGTAATTCACCTTCCTGAGGCATATGTTGATGGAGTGCAAAGCACTGCCCCTATGACAAAGTCTTTGATGGAGAAAATTATTAAATACAAAAATTTGGAACCAACGGAAAAAGCGCAAAATGCCTCAGCATTGACAACAAAGGCAACCGTGAAGCTCCCTGATTATGTTGGCAGTTCAGCTTATGATGTTGTGTCTGATTTGGATGGAAAAGAATTAACCTACAAAGTAGTGGGTACAGGCAATACCATTACAAATCAGGTACCTAAGGGTGGTACACAAGTGGAAAAGGGTAGTGAAATCATTCTCTATGTGGAAAGATCTGAAAAGGATACAGGGGCAGCGTCTGTGCCAAATGTCGTTGGTAAAACCTATGAAGATGCAACGGCAGCTCTGACAAAGGCCGGATTTGAAGTGGTTTTTGAGGGGGAAACTGACGGAGTTGTTTCTTCCCAAAACCCTAAATATGGTGTATCAGCCGCGAAGGGCACAGAAATCAAAATACAGCTCACAAAAAAGACTGAGGACAAAAAGAATCCGTCTCAAGGTGGATAATATGGGTACACATTACAAAAACAGAAATATTTTTAAATCATGGGAATACGGTTTGCGCTGTATTTTCACAACCTAAGACATGTCTTTCTGAATTAAACGCATACACGCCCTGTTTTTTCCATATATTTTTTATAAATGGAGAAGGCAGGGGTGTTTTTCATGGAAAGACCACCTATAGGGGTTAAAAAAAAGCTGCTGGTATTTTTGTTTGGAGCAATGTTTGGTTTTACTTTATTGCTCGGCAGAATTATTTATATTGAGCTGTTCCGTTCCCAGCAGTGGCAGGAACTGGCTTATGAACAGCAAACAAGAGATAGGCTGATTATGCCGAAAAGAGGCAGTATTTTGGATAGGAATGGTGTGGGAATTGCGTTGACTGAAACGGTAAATGCTGTTAGTGTTATTCCAGTGCAAGTAAAAGATAAAGAAAAAACCGCCTCTTATCTGGCAGAAAAGTTAGGTTTGGATTATGAGACTGTTTTAAAAAAGGTTCAGGAGAAAGTGGCTTTGGTTAGGATAAAAACCAAGGTTGACAGTGAGCTGGCGGCGGAGATCCGAAAGGCAGAAATCCCCGGTGTCATGGTGGACGAGGATGTAAAGCGGGTATATCCCTTTTCCGAAATGGGCGCCCAAGTAATTGGATTTGTAGGTAAGGACAATCAGGGTATTTTAGGCCTTGAGGCTAAATATGATGATATTTTAGAGGGAAAGCAAGGGAAGATTTTAACCCTTACTGATTCCAGAGGAAATGAAGTTGACAGTCAACAGGAACGAATTCCTCCTGAGGATGGAAAAAATCTTGTGACTACCATTGACGTGGTGCTGCAACAATATGCAGAGCAAACGATTGCAAAAGCGGTGGAGACGAAAGGGGCAGATCATGGCCTAATCATTGTCTTAAATCCGC is a genomic window containing:
- a CDS encoding penicillin-binding transpeptidase domain-containing protein; translation: MKKTTSGIKANGKFAFILFVFMAVFTTVFGRIVYLKAVHGEEYEAAAKNQQINRYDSVIAANRGSILDRNEQVLAISTAVYNVVLDPLVLAENKEAEQEKTLTTLCQKFPELDYATLKGYITVNPTTGKINLPNHWKYLVKEVDRSIKEELEGLKLKGVYYEKTTKRSYPLKTLGCHLLGFIRGDAQWGIEGKYGDYMVGTPGRSFILYDGADGVSYQDYPAKDGDTVITTIDYTIQQYAEDAVAETAAKWPADHIASIVMDPNTGEIIALAESNPFDLNQPGTPLQTETDPAFKTAWEAKSSKEQMEYLNNMWKNFSISSTYEPGSIYKPLVAAAALEEGVITPQTTFYCGGSMDVSGTPIHCHLRTGHGTVNVKDILAQSCNVGIIQIAQKLGAEKVYRYQMEFGFGKKTGIDLPGEEDASKVLHSLSGIGPTELATISFGQTFNCTTIQIISAFSALINGGNIMKPYVVSQVIDPNGDVAYENKPEVVRQVISKETSDYLRIALKATVEEGTGKKIQIPGYSIGCKTGTAEQGSRDRDDLWTLTHMAYFPAENPKYIILSVIHLPEAYVDGVQSTAPMTKSLMEKIIKYKNLEPTEKAQNASALTTKATVKLPDYVGSSAYDVVSDLDGKELTYKVVGTGNTITNQVPKGGTQVEKGSEIILYVERSEKDTGAASVPNVVGKTYEDATAALTKAGFEVVFEGETDGVVSSQNPKYGVSAAKGTEIKIQLTKKTEDKKNPSQGG